Proteins encoded together in one Balearica regulorum gibbericeps isolate bBalReg1 chromosome 3, bBalReg1.pri, whole genome shotgun sequence window:
- the SLC18B1 gene encoding MFS-type transporter SLC18B1 isoform X4, which yields MPEALGEESRRLTREQLFTMAATASINFSSMICYSILGPFFPSEAEKKGASNSVVGLIFGCFALVNFLTSLILGNYLTHIGAKFMFVAGMFVSGCVTILFGMLDKVPSGPIFISLCFLVRAMDAVGFAAAMTASFSILAKAFPNNIATVLGSLEIFTGLGLVLGPPLGGFLYQSFGYEVPFVTLGCIVLLLVPVNMCVLPKYDSIPSKDSFWKLILLPKVLLLCLTIFSLSACLGFLDPTMSLFILKKFKLPAGYVGLVFLGLALSYSLSSPLLGLLSDKLPYLRKWLLVSGGLMTALCFFMLGPAPVLHIESQLWMFVLVLVLIGFSIGMSAIPVFPEMLHCAYENGFEEGLSLLGLVSGLFNAVWSLGSFAGPTLGGFLNEKLGFEWASAIQGGWALLTGLATGIFYITEARRRSSSSSLQNPPGNNEERTHLMGSET from the exons ATGCCAGAAGCACTTGGTGAGGAGTCAAGGCGGCTTACCAGAGAACAGCTATTTACAATGGCCGCAACAGCTTCTATAAACTTCAGTTCAATGATATGCTATTCAATCCTGGGAccctttttcccttcagag GCGGAAAAAAAAGGTGCCAGTAACTCCGTTGTTGGCCTGATTTTTGGATGTTTTGCTTTGGTCAATTTCTTGACTTCTTTAATCTTGGGAAATTAT CTTACACATATTGGAGCAAAATTCATGTTTGTGGCAGGGATGTTTGTTTCAGGATGTGTGACCATTCTGTTTGG aatgctgGACAAGGTGCCAAGTGGACCAATATTCATCAGTTTGTGCTTTTTAGTAAGAGCAATGGATGCAGTAGGTTTTGCAGCAGCAATGACAGCATCATTTTCAATCCTTGCAAAGGCATTTCCCAATAATATAGCTACTGTCCTG GGCAGCCTTGAAATTTTTACAGGACTTGGACTGGTGCTGGGCCCACCTTTAGGTGGCTTTTTGTATCAATCGTTTGGTTATGAGGTCCCTTTCGTTACACTGGGATGCATAGTGTTACTCTTGGTGCCTGTGAATATGTGCGTATTACCAAAATATG ATTCAATCCCTAGCAAGGACTCCTTTTGGAAGCTCATTCTTCTGCCAAAAGTCTTACTACTCTGTCTTACTATATTTTCTCTAAGTGCGTGCTTGGGCTTTTTGGATCCCACAATGTCTCTCTTTATCCTAAAGAAG TTCAAACTCCCAGCTGGTTATGTGGGTTTGGTATTCCTTGGTTTGGCACTCTCATACTCCCTGTCTTCTCCCCTCCTCGGGCTCCTGAGCGACAAACTGCCA tacCTCAGGAAGTGGTTGCTGGTATCTGGAGGCCTAATGACAGCACTGTGCTTTTTCATGTTAGGacctgctcctgtgctgcacATTGAAAG TCAGCTGTGGATGTTTGTGCTAGTGCTGGTTTTGATTGGCTTTTCCATTGGCATGAGTGCTATCCCAGTGTTTCCAGAGATGCTGCACTGTGCATA TGAGAATGGATTTGAAGAAGGTCTGAGTCTGCTGGGACTGGTGTCTGGGCTCTTCAATGCCGTCTGGTCCCTTGG GTCGTTTGCAGGTCCCACTCTAGGAGgatttctaaatgaaaagctGGGTTTTGAATGGGCATCAGCCATCCAGGGAGGATGGGCACTGTTAACT GGTCTTGCAACTGGAATATTCTATATCACTGAGGCAAGAAGGAGAAG TTCCAGTTCCAGCCTGCAAAATCCTCCTGGTAATAATGAAGAACGAACTCATCTGATGGGCAGTGAAACATAG
- the SLC18B1 gene encoding MFS-type transporter SLC18B1 isoform X3 — MNPLSHIRVVPWEPAHDGMPEALGEESRRLTREQLFTMAATASINFSSMICYSILGPFFPSEAEKKGASNSVVGLIFGCFALVNFLTSLILGNYLTHIGAKFMFVAGMFVSGCVTILFGMLDKVPSGPIFISLCFLVRAMDAVGFAAAMTASFSILAKAFPNNIATVLGSLEIFTGLGLVLGPPLGGFLYQSFGYEVPFVTLGCIVLLLVPVNMCVLPKYDSIPSKDSFWKLILLPKVLLLCLTIFSLSACLGFLDPTMSLFILKKFKLPAGYVGLVFLGLALSYSLSSPLLGLLSDKLPYLRKWLLVSGGLMTALCFFMLGPAPVLHIESQLWMFVLVLVLIGFSIGMSAIPVFPEMLHCAYENGFEEGLSLLGLVSGLFNAVWSLGSFAGPTLGGFLNEKLGFEWASAIQGGWALLTGLATGIFYITEARRRSSSSSLQNPPGNNEERTHLMGSET; from the exons ATGAACCCCCTGAGCCACATACGCGTCGTACCCTGGGAGCCAGCAC atGATGGCATGCCAGAAGCACTTGGTGAGGAGTCAAGGCGGCTTACCAGAGAACAGCTATTTACAATGGCCGCAACAGCTTCTATAAACTTCAGTTCAATGATATGCTATTCAATCCTGGGAccctttttcccttcagag GCGGAAAAAAAAGGTGCCAGTAACTCCGTTGTTGGCCTGATTTTTGGATGTTTTGCTTTGGTCAATTTCTTGACTTCTTTAATCTTGGGAAATTAT CTTACACATATTGGAGCAAAATTCATGTTTGTGGCAGGGATGTTTGTTTCAGGATGTGTGACCATTCTGTTTGG aatgctgGACAAGGTGCCAAGTGGACCAATATTCATCAGTTTGTGCTTTTTAGTAAGAGCAATGGATGCAGTAGGTTTTGCAGCAGCAATGACAGCATCATTTTCAATCCTTGCAAAGGCATTTCCCAATAATATAGCTACTGTCCTG GGCAGCCTTGAAATTTTTACAGGACTTGGACTGGTGCTGGGCCCACCTTTAGGTGGCTTTTTGTATCAATCGTTTGGTTATGAGGTCCCTTTCGTTACACTGGGATGCATAGTGTTACTCTTGGTGCCTGTGAATATGTGCGTATTACCAAAATATG ATTCAATCCCTAGCAAGGACTCCTTTTGGAAGCTCATTCTTCTGCCAAAAGTCTTACTACTCTGTCTTACTATATTTTCTCTAAGTGCGTGCTTGGGCTTTTTGGATCCCACAATGTCTCTCTTTATCCTAAAGAAG TTCAAACTCCCAGCTGGTTATGTGGGTTTGGTATTCCTTGGTTTGGCACTCTCATACTCCCTGTCTTCTCCCCTCCTCGGGCTCCTGAGCGACAAACTGCCA tacCTCAGGAAGTGGTTGCTGGTATCTGGAGGCCTAATGACAGCACTGTGCTTTTTCATGTTAGGacctgctcctgtgctgcacATTGAAAG TCAGCTGTGGATGTTTGTGCTAGTGCTGGTTTTGATTGGCTTTTCCATTGGCATGAGTGCTATCCCAGTGTTTCCAGAGATGCTGCACTGTGCATA TGAGAATGGATTTGAAGAAGGTCTGAGTCTGCTGGGACTGGTGTCTGGGCTCTTCAATGCCGTCTGGTCCCTTGG GTCGTTTGCAGGTCCCACTCTAGGAGgatttctaaatgaaaagctGGGTTTTGAATGGGCATCAGCCATCCAGGGAGGATGGGCACTGTTAACT GGTCTTGCAACTGGAATATTCTATATCACTGAGGCAAGAAGGAGAAG TTCCAGTTCCAGCCTGCAAAATCCTCCTGGTAATAATGAAGAACGAACTCATCTGATGGGCAGTGAAACATAG
- the SLC18B1 gene encoding MFS-type transporter SLC18B1 isoform X1, with product MGSRVADGAGSERPPDDGMPEALGEESRRLTREQLFTMAATASINFSSMICYSILGPFFPSEAEKKGASNSVVGLIFGCFALVNFLTSLILGNYLTHIGAKFMFVAGMFVSGCVTILFGMLDKVPSGPIFISLCFLVRAMDAVGFAAAMTASFSILAKAFPNNIATVLGSLEIFTGLGLVLGPPLGGFLYQSFGYEVPFVTLGCIVLLLVPVNMCVLPKYDSIPSKDSFWKLILLPKVLLLCLTIFSLSACLGFLDPTMSLFILKKFKLPAGYVGLVFLGLALSYSLSSPLLGLLSDKLPYLRKWLLVSGGLMTALCFFMLGPAPVLHIESQLWMFVLVLVLIGFSIGMSAIPVFPEMLHCAYENGFEEGLSLLGLVSGLFNAVWSLGSFAGPTLGGFLNEKLGFEWASAIQGGWALLTGLATGIFYITEARRRSSSSSLQNPPGNNEERTHLMGSET from the exons ATGGGCAGCCGGGTGGCGGACGGCGCGGGGAGCGAGCGGCCCCCAG atGATGGCATGCCAGAAGCACTTGGTGAGGAGTCAAGGCGGCTTACCAGAGAACAGCTATTTACAATGGCCGCAACAGCTTCTATAAACTTCAGTTCAATGATATGCTATTCAATCCTGGGAccctttttcccttcagag GCGGAAAAAAAAGGTGCCAGTAACTCCGTTGTTGGCCTGATTTTTGGATGTTTTGCTTTGGTCAATTTCTTGACTTCTTTAATCTTGGGAAATTAT CTTACACATATTGGAGCAAAATTCATGTTTGTGGCAGGGATGTTTGTTTCAGGATGTGTGACCATTCTGTTTGG aatgctgGACAAGGTGCCAAGTGGACCAATATTCATCAGTTTGTGCTTTTTAGTAAGAGCAATGGATGCAGTAGGTTTTGCAGCAGCAATGACAGCATCATTTTCAATCCTTGCAAAGGCATTTCCCAATAATATAGCTACTGTCCTG GGCAGCCTTGAAATTTTTACAGGACTTGGACTGGTGCTGGGCCCACCTTTAGGTGGCTTTTTGTATCAATCGTTTGGTTATGAGGTCCCTTTCGTTACACTGGGATGCATAGTGTTACTCTTGGTGCCTGTGAATATGTGCGTATTACCAAAATATG ATTCAATCCCTAGCAAGGACTCCTTTTGGAAGCTCATTCTTCTGCCAAAAGTCTTACTACTCTGTCTTACTATATTTTCTCTAAGTGCGTGCTTGGGCTTTTTGGATCCCACAATGTCTCTCTTTATCCTAAAGAAG TTCAAACTCCCAGCTGGTTATGTGGGTTTGGTATTCCTTGGTTTGGCACTCTCATACTCCCTGTCTTCTCCCCTCCTCGGGCTCCTGAGCGACAAACTGCCA tacCTCAGGAAGTGGTTGCTGGTATCTGGAGGCCTAATGACAGCACTGTGCTTTTTCATGTTAGGacctgctcctgtgctgcacATTGAAAG TCAGCTGTGGATGTTTGTGCTAGTGCTGGTTTTGATTGGCTTTTCCATTGGCATGAGTGCTATCCCAGTGTTTCCAGAGATGCTGCACTGTGCATA TGAGAATGGATTTGAAGAAGGTCTGAGTCTGCTGGGACTGGTGTCTGGGCTCTTCAATGCCGTCTGGTCCCTTGG GTCGTTTGCAGGTCCCACTCTAGGAGgatttctaaatgaaaagctGGGTTTTGAATGGGCATCAGCCATCCAGGGAGGATGGGCACTGTTAACT GGTCTTGCAACTGGAATATTCTATATCACTGAGGCAAGAAGGAGAAG TTCCAGTTCCAGCCTGCAAAATCCTCCTGGTAATAATGAAGAACGAACTCATCTGATGGGCAGTGAAACATAG
- the SLC18B1 gene encoding MFS-type transporter SLC18B1 isoform X2, which produces MLSGDGRGTGAAVGSDDGMPEALGEESRRLTREQLFTMAATASINFSSMICYSILGPFFPSEAEKKGASNSVVGLIFGCFALVNFLTSLILGNYLTHIGAKFMFVAGMFVSGCVTILFGMLDKVPSGPIFISLCFLVRAMDAVGFAAAMTASFSILAKAFPNNIATVLGSLEIFTGLGLVLGPPLGGFLYQSFGYEVPFVTLGCIVLLLVPVNMCVLPKYDSIPSKDSFWKLILLPKVLLLCLTIFSLSACLGFLDPTMSLFILKKFKLPAGYVGLVFLGLALSYSLSSPLLGLLSDKLPYLRKWLLVSGGLMTALCFFMLGPAPVLHIESQLWMFVLVLVLIGFSIGMSAIPVFPEMLHCAYENGFEEGLSLLGLVSGLFNAVWSLGSFAGPTLGGFLNEKLGFEWASAIQGGWALLTGLATGIFYITEARRRSSSSSLQNPPGNNEERTHLMGSET; this is translated from the exons ATGCTCAGTGGCGACGGACGGGGCACCGGGGCTGCCGTTGGCTCCG atGATGGCATGCCAGAAGCACTTGGTGAGGAGTCAAGGCGGCTTACCAGAGAACAGCTATTTACAATGGCCGCAACAGCTTCTATAAACTTCAGTTCAATGATATGCTATTCAATCCTGGGAccctttttcccttcagag GCGGAAAAAAAAGGTGCCAGTAACTCCGTTGTTGGCCTGATTTTTGGATGTTTTGCTTTGGTCAATTTCTTGACTTCTTTAATCTTGGGAAATTAT CTTACACATATTGGAGCAAAATTCATGTTTGTGGCAGGGATGTTTGTTTCAGGATGTGTGACCATTCTGTTTGG aatgctgGACAAGGTGCCAAGTGGACCAATATTCATCAGTTTGTGCTTTTTAGTAAGAGCAATGGATGCAGTAGGTTTTGCAGCAGCAATGACAGCATCATTTTCAATCCTTGCAAAGGCATTTCCCAATAATATAGCTACTGTCCTG GGCAGCCTTGAAATTTTTACAGGACTTGGACTGGTGCTGGGCCCACCTTTAGGTGGCTTTTTGTATCAATCGTTTGGTTATGAGGTCCCTTTCGTTACACTGGGATGCATAGTGTTACTCTTGGTGCCTGTGAATATGTGCGTATTACCAAAATATG ATTCAATCCCTAGCAAGGACTCCTTTTGGAAGCTCATTCTTCTGCCAAAAGTCTTACTACTCTGTCTTACTATATTTTCTCTAAGTGCGTGCTTGGGCTTTTTGGATCCCACAATGTCTCTCTTTATCCTAAAGAAG TTCAAACTCCCAGCTGGTTATGTGGGTTTGGTATTCCTTGGTTTGGCACTCTCATACTCCCTGTCTTCTCCCCTCCTCGGGCTCCTGAGCGACAAACTGCCA tacCTCAGGAAGTGGTTGCTGGTATCTGGAGGCCTAATGACAGCACTGTGCTTTTTCATGTTAGGacctgctcctgtgctgcacATTGAAAG TCAGCTGTGGATGTTTGTGCTAGTGCTGGTTTTGATTGGCTTTTCCATTGGCATGAGTGCTATCCCAGTGTTTCCAGAGATGCTGCACTGTGCATA TGAGAATGGATTTGAAGAAGGTCTGAGTCTGCTGGGACTGGTGTCTGGGCTCTTCAATGCCGTCTGGTCCCTTGG GTCGTTTGCAGGTCCCACTCTAGGAGgatttctaaatgaaaagctGGGTTTTGAATGGGCATCAGCCATCCAGGGAGGATGGGCACTGTTAACT GGTCTTGCAACTGGAATATTCTATATCACTGAGGCAAGAAGGAGAAG TTCCAGTTCCAGCCTGCAAAATCCTCCTGGTAATAATGAAGAACGAACTCATCTGATGGGCAGTGAAACATAG
- the RPS12 gene encoding small ribosomal subunit protein eS12, with translation MAEEGITAGGVMDVNTALQEVLKTALIHDGLARGIREAAKALDKRQAHLCVLASNCDEPTYVKLVEALCAEHQINLIKVDDNKKLGEWVGLCKIDREGKPRKVVGCSCVVVKDYGKESQAKDVIEEYFKCKK, from the exons ATGGCCGAGGAAgg CATTACTGCTGGAGGTGTAATGGACGTTAACACCGCCCTGCAAGAAGTGCTGAAGACCGCACTTATCCACGATGGCCTAGCTCGTGGTATTCGTGAAGCAGCCAAAGCCTTGGACAA acGCCAAGCCCATCTTTGTGTTCTGGCTTCAAATTGTGATGAACCCACATACGTAAAATTAGTGGAAGCACTTTGTGCAGAACATCAGATCAACTTAATAAAG GTTGATGACAACAAGAAGCTAGGTGAATGGGTAGGTCTCTGCAAGATcgacagagaaggaaaacctcGCAAAGTGGTGGGCTGCAGTTGTGTCGTTGTCAAA GACTATGGCAAGGAATCTCAGGCCAAAGATGTCATCGAAGAGTACTTCAAGTGCAAgaaatga